GCTTTAAGGATACACTGCCAGCCATTATGGATAAAACTATCGTTGTGTTGCCGAAGGCCCGTATACTGGGCCATCTTGCGGTGATCAGTACCATGACCTTCTGGGCTGTTACCTTTGTTTCGACCAAGCTGCTCTTGGTTGCCTTTACACCTGCCCAAATCCTGATGGTCCGCTCCCTGCTTGGGTTGGTCCTTTTATTTCTCATTAATCCCAGAAGCGTGGGATACTCCTCACGTAAGGACCGGATACTGGTGGCAGCAGCTGGGACGATGGGTATCTTCCTGTACTACTATCTGGAGAATACTGCTCTGGTCTATACCAGTGCGAGTAATGTAGGGGTAATTGTTGCAACTGCACCGTTTTTTACCCTTATGGCTACGCATTTTTTCTTGAAGGAAGATTCCTTGAAGAAAAACTACTTTCTTGGGTTTGCAATTTCAATGGCAGGAATAATCTTGCTGACGGTCGGGGATGGGACCACTCTGGATATCAACCCTTTTGGGGATTTTCTTGCTTTGGTGGCAATTATGATGTGGGGACTTTATACCGTGCTCACACGTTTGGTCGCACGAAGGGGATACTCAAATCTTCTTGTTACGAGGGACATGTTTTTCTATGCACTCATCATTCAGGTGGTGGTGTTGCTTATTGAGGGGAAACCTTTTGATTTTCAAGCAATGGTGACTGCTCCCTATCTTTATCATCTGTTGTTTCTTGGATTTATTGCTTCTGCATTCTGTTTTGTGTCTTGGAATTATGGTCTACGTACCATTGGTGTGGTCAAGAGTTCCTTTTACCTCTATCTGAGCCCGATTATCACGATCGTGTTTGCTTCCTTGGTACTTGGGGAGACCTTCACGGTAATGGATGCAATTGGTACTGCATGTACCTTGGCCGGACTTTTGATAAGTGAATATCGAAGACGATAAGCACTTGTCAAACTACTATACTGATGTTACCCTCTTTCTAGAGGTGACGGGGTATGGATACACAAAGCAAATTGGATATCTTGAGTCGTGATGCCCAGTATGATCTTAGCTGTGCCTGTGGGACAAAGAATCCTGATGAACACCGTAAACGGAACAGCAAGGGTAGTGGATGGCTCTATCCTACCACAACCGCAAGTGGAGGGCCTGGCATTATTCTCAAGACATTGCTGGGAAATCGGTGTACCAACGACTGTAAGTATTGTCCACTCAGAACAGGGCAAGACTTTCGTCCTGTAGCACTCTCCCCTTCAGAGATGGCCTCCTTCTTTTATGATTTCCAGGCAAAACGGCCACTTCTTGGGTTGTTCCTCTCCAGTGCTGTTATGGGAGATGCAGGAGGGACTATGGAATTGCTAGTTTCCACTGCTAAAATCTTGAGAAACCGTTACCATTACAAGGGATATATACATTTGAAGGTAATCCCGGGATCGAGTAAGGAGAGTATTGATGAAGCTCTCAAGTACGCAAGTGCTCTTTCCTTGAATATCGAAACACCGGGGGAGCAACATTTTTCCAAGCTTACTGATGCCAAAAACTATATGCAGGATATTCTCGAGCCTCTCAAGTATATTGCCAGTCAGACAGCTCGAGGTAGTCAATATCAACGGGTACATACCTCCAGTCAGTTCATAGTTGGCGCCAGCAATGAGCTGGATAAGGAAATCTTGTTGTACACAAGTCGTATGTACAAGGAACTACATATGGGGAGGCTCTACTTCAGTGCCTACCAACGTGGGTTGGGAGACCCAACGCTTCCAGGTGAGCAAATTGCCATACCAGTCCAAGAGCAGCTGGAACTGTTCGAGGATCTTCCCATGACTCCTGTACAGGATCAAGGGCTGCTGACAAGGGAACACCGACTCTACCAAGCCGATTGGCTCTTACGGAAATATGGGTTTGATTTTGAGGAGTTGTCCTTCGAACAGGAAGGCAATCTCAGCCTACATGATGACCCTAAGCTTGCTTGGGCAAAAGCCAACATTGATTTTTATCCACTCTCTATCAAGCGCTCCCCAAAGGAAGCTTTACTCCGGGTTCCAGGTCTTGGACCTACCTATGTGAATCGAATCATCGATAGACGGCGTAATACTCCTATATCATGCCTCGAGGATCTGCGTCTTCCTTTCTCAACCTTGGAAAAAGC
This sequence is a window from uncultured Sphaerochaeta sp.. Protein-coding genes within it:
- a CDS encoding radical SAM protein translates to MDTQSKLDILSRDAQYDLSCACGTKNPDEHRKRNSKGSGWLYPTTTASGGPGIILKTLLGNRCTNDCKYCPLRTGQDFRPVALSPSEMASFFYDFQAKRPLLGLFLSSAVMGDAGGTMELLVSTAKILRNRYHYKGYIHLKVIPGSSKESIDEALKYASALSLNIETPGEQHFSKLTDAKNYMQDILEPLKYIASQTARGSQYQRVHTSSQFIVGASNELDKEILLYTSRMYKELHMGRLYFSAYQRGLGDPTLPGEQIAIPVQEQLELFEDLPMTPVQDQGLLTREHRLYQADWLLRKYGFDFEELSFEQEGNLSLHDDPKLAWAKANIDFYPLSIKRSPKEALLRVPGLGPTYVNRIIDRRRNTPISCLEDLRLPFSTLEKARPFITM
- a CDS encoding DMT family transporter; protein product: MDKTIVVLPKARILGHLAVISTMTFWAVTFVSTKLLLVAFTPAQILMVRSLLGLVLLFLINPRSVGYSSRKDRILVAAAGTMGIFLYYYLENTALVYTSASNVGVIVATAPFFTLMATHFFLKEDSLKKNYFLGFAISMAGIILLTVGDGTTLDINPFGDFLALVAIMMWGLYTVLTRLVARRGYSNLLVTRDMFFYALIIQVVVLLIEGKPFDFQAMVTAPYLYHLLFLGFIASAFCFVSWNYGLRTIGVVKSSFYLYLSPIITIVFASLVLGETFTVMDAIGTACTLAGLLISEYRRR